From the genome of Denticeps clupeoides chromosome 4, fDenClu1.1, whole genome shotgun sequence, one region includes:
- the LOC114787540 gene encoding uncharacterized protein LOC114787540 isoform X4: MSSAILTKLFILLILAFIVCLPEFFNYRGIDVWLLLINSSSKQNLTFHSLIKNSSLISSTAQDPGLFYCCESPPEPAASGGSRCLLHSPVANYSALQHTGRENGFCARKFVWLVLIFTVVLTVFIAILHQVLYKRKPMTEGTQKVPAPTSLHELHELKEMRILTGPAQAPPSRNSKETLLKPSLHTRALTPIHEVELAGKLQFEYKYISVHQCIILYELYIFNYSDVSGRSFTIAITVYSVLQCVFSIRGCRQSWTRLSRIRYLIMSNPRINS; encoded by the exons ATGTCAAGTGCCATTTTAACAAaactcttcatcctcctcatcttGGCCTTCATTGTTTGCCTCCCGGAGTTCTTCAACTACAGAG GTATCGATGTGTGGCTGCTGCTGATTAACAGCTCTTCCAAGCAGAACCTCACCTTTCACAGCCTCATCAAAAACAGCTCACTcatcagcagcacagcgcagGACCCCGGCCTGTTCTACTGCTGCGAGAGCCCCCCCGAGCCGGCCGCCTCCGGCGGCAGCCGCTGCCTCCTTCACAGTCCCGTGGCCAACTACTCCGCCCTGCAGCACACGGGACGGG AGAACGGCTTCTGTGCAAGGAAATTTGTCTGGCTGGTCCTCATTTTCACCGTGGTCCTCACAGTCTTCATAGCCATTCTTCATCAGGTTTTGTACAAGAGGAAGCCTATGACTG AAGGCACCCAGAAGGTTCCTGCCCCAACCAGCCTCCACGAGCTGCACGAATTAAAAGAAATGAGAA TACTAACTGGTCCTGCCCAGGCTCCACCATCAAGAAACTCCAAAG aAACACTTTTAAAACCATCCTTGCATACAAGAG CGCTCACACCTATTCATGAAGTTGAGCTGGCAGGTAAGTTACAATTTGAATACAAATACATCAGTGTACATcagtgtattatattatatgaattatatatttttaattatagtGATGTCAGTGGCAGATCATTTACTATAGCCATTACAGTATACTCTGTTTTGCAATGTGTGTTTTCCATTAGAGGATGCAGGCAATCATGGACAAGACTTTCCAG AATCAGATACCTCATTATGTCTAATCCAAGAATTAACTCATAA
- the LOC114787540 gene encoding uncharacterized protein LOC114787540 isoform X2 → MSSAILTKLFILLILAFIVCLPEFFNYRDPAEELHFHCVTTDPCADGPGPGCVSAAGSEVQMCEGCDSPRRHSICRGRQNRTEWERYDAWFLCETQVDLRRLCSNDSFAGIDVWLLLINSSSKQNLTFHSLIKNSSLISSTAQDPGLFYCCESPPEPAASGGSRCLLHSPVANYSALQHTGRENGFCARKFVWLVLIFTVVLTVFIAILHQVLYKRKPMTEGTQKVPAPTSLHELHELKEMRILTGPAQAPPSRNSKETLLKPSLHTRALTPIHEVELAEDAGNHGQDFPESDTSLCLIQELTHKQRSMEVMSHLHHRGHPFAMSSASTGQEKDGGI, encoded by the exons ATGTCAAGTGCCATTTTAACAAaactcttcatcctcctcatcttGGCCTTCATTGTTTGCCTCCCGGAGTTCTTCAACTACAGAG ATCCAGCCGAAGAGCTTCACTTCCACTGTGTGACCACTGACCCCTGTGCAGACGGACCAGGGCCTGGGTGTGTCTCAGCCGCTGGCTCTGAGGTGCAGATGTGTGAGGGGTGTGATTCCCCGAGGAGGCACTCGATCTGCAGGGGACGGCAGAACAGGACAGAGTGGGAGCGCTATGATGCCTGGTTCCTCTGTGAGACGCAGGTGGACCTGAGGCGTCTCTGTAGCAACGACTCGTTTGCAG GTATCGATGTGTGGCTGCTGCTGATTAACAGCTCTTCCAAGCAGAACCTCACCTTTCACAGCCTCATCAAAAACAGCTCACTcatcagcagcacagcgcagGACCCCGGCCTGTTCTACTGCTGCGAGAGCCCCCCCGAGCCGGCCGCCTCCGGCGGCAGCCGCTGCCTCCTTCACAGTCCCGTGGCCAACTACTCCGCCCTGCAGCACACGGGACGGG AGAACGGCTTCTGTGCAAGGAAATTTGTCTGGCTGGTCCTCATTTTCACCGTGGTCCTCACAGTCTTCATAGCCATTCTTCATCAGGTTTTGTACAAGAGGAAGCCTATGACTG AAGGCACCCAGAAGGTTCCTGCCCCAACCAGCCTCCACGAGCTGCACGAATTAAAAGAAATGAGAA TACTAACTGGTCCTGCCCAGGCTCCACCATCAAGAAACTCCAAAG aAACACTTTTAAAACCATCCTTGCATACAAGAG CGCTCACACCTATTCATGAAGTTGAGCTGGCAG AGGATGCAGGCAATCATGGACAAGACTTTCCAG AATCAGATACCTCATTATGTCTAATCCAAGAATTAACTCATAAACAGAGAAGTATGGAAGTTATGT CTCATCTTCACCATCGTGGACACCCCTTTGCCATGAGTTCAGCCTCCACTGGTCaggagaaggatggagggatatga
- the LOC114787540 gene encoding uncharacterized protein LOC114787540 isoform X3, with the protein MSSAILTKLFILLILAFIVCLPEFFNYRDGPGPGCVSAAGSEVQMCEGCDSPRRHSICRGRQNRTEWERYDAWFLCETQVDLRRLCSNDSFAGIDVWLLLINSSSKQNLTFHSLIKNSSLISSTAQDPGLFYCCESPPEPAASGGSRCLLHSPVANYSALQHTGRENGFCARKFVWLVLIFTVVLTVFIAILHQVLYKRKPMTEGTQKVPAPTSLHELHELKEMRILTGPAQAPPSRNSKETLLKPSLHTRALTPIHEVELAGKLQFEYKYISVHQCIILYELYIFNYSDVSGRSFTIAITVYSVLQCVFSIRGCRQSWTRLSRIRYLIMSNPRINS; encoded by the exons ATGTCAAGTGCCATTTTAACAAaactcttcatcctcctcatcttGGCCTTCATTGTTTGCCTCCCGGAGTTCTTCAACTACAGAG ACGGACCAGGGCCTGGGTGTGTCTCAGCCGCTGGCTCTGAGGTGCAGATGTGTGAGGGGTGTGATTCCCCGAGGAGGCACTCGATCTGCAGGGGACGGCAGAACAGGACAGAGTGGGAGCGCTATGATGCCTGGTTCCTCTGTGAGACGCAGGTGGACCTGAGGCGTCTCTGTAGCAACGACTCGTTTGCAG GTATCGATGTGTGGCTGCTGCTGATTAACAGCTCTTCCAAGCAGAACCTCACCTTTCACAGCCTCATCAAAAACAGCTCACTcatcagcagcacagcgcagGACCCCGGCCTGTTCTACTGCTGCGAGAGCCCCCCCGAGCCGGCCGCCTCCGGCGGCAGCCGCTGCCTCCTTCACAGTCCCGTGGCCAACTACTCCGCCCTGCAGCACACGGGACGGG AGAACGGCTTCTGTGCAAGGAAATTTGTCTGGCTGGTCCTCATTTTCACCGTGGTCCTCACAGTCTTCATAGCCATTCTTCATCAGGTTTTGTACAAGAGGAAGCCTATGACTG AAGGCACCCAGAAGGTTCCTGCCCCAACCAGCCTCCACGAGCTGCACGAATTAAAAGAAATGAGAA TACTAACTGGTCCTGCCCAGGCTCCACCATCAAGAAACTCCAAAG aAACACTTTTAAAACCATCCTTGCATACAAGAG CGCTCACACCTATTCATGAAGTTGAGCTGGCAGGTAAGTTACAATTTGAATACAAATACATCAGTGTACATcagtgtattatattatatgaattatatatttttaattatagtGATGTCAGTGGCAGATCATTTACTATAGCCATTACAGTATACTCTGTTTTGCAATGTGTGTTTTCCATTAGAGGATGCAGGCAATCATGGACAAGACTTTCCAG AATCAGATACCTCATTATGTCTAATCCAAGAATTAACTCATAA
- the LOC114787540 gene encoding uncharacterized protein LOC114787540 isoform X1, translating to MSSAILTKLFILLILAFIVCLPEFFNYRDPAEELHFHCVTTDPCADGPGPGCVSAAGSEVQMCEGCDSPRRHSICRGRQNRTEWERYDAWFLCETQVDLRRLCSNDSFAGIDVWLLLINSSSKQNLTFHSLIKNSSLISSTAQDPGLFYCCESPPEPAASGGSRCLLHSPVANYSALQHTGRENGFCARKFVWLVLIFTVVLTVFIAILHQVLYKRKPMTEGTQKVPAPTSLHELHELKEMRILTGPAQAPPSRNSKETLLKPSLHTRALTPIHEVELAGKLQFEYKYISVHQCIILYELYIFNYSDVSGRSFTIAITVYSVLQCVFSIRGCRQSWTRLSRIRYLIMSNPRINS from the exons ATGTCAAGTGCCATTTTAACAAaactcttcatcctcctcatcttGGCCTTCATTGTTTGCCTCCCGGAGTTCTTCAACTACAGAG ATCCAGCCGAAGAGCTTCACTTCCACTGTGTGACCACTGACCCCTGTGCAGACGGACCAGGGCCTGGGTGTGTCTCAGCCGCTGGCTCTGAGGTGCAGATGTGTGAGGGGTGTGATTCCCCGAGGAGGCACTCGATCTGCAGGGGACGGCAGAACAGGACAGAGTGGGAGCGCTATGATGCCTGGTTCCTCTGTGAGACGCAGGTGGACCTGAGGCGTCTCTGTAGCAACGACTCGTTTGCAG GTATCGATGTGTGGCTGCTGCTGATTAACAGCTCTTCCAAGCAGAACCTCACCTTTCACAGCCTCATCAAAAACAGCTCACTcatcagcagcacagcgcagGACCCCGGCCTGTTCTACTGCTGCGAGAGCCCCCCCGAGCCGGCCGCCTCCGGCGGCAGCCGCTGCCTCCTTCACAGTCCCGTGGCCAACTACTCCGCCCTGCAGCACACGGGACGGG AGAACGGCTTCTGTGCAAGGAAATTTGTCTGGCTGGTCCTCATTTTCACCGTGGTCCTCACAGTCTTCATAGCCATTCTTCATCAGGTTTTGTACAAGAGGAAGCCTATGACTG AAGGCACCCAGAAGGTTCCTGCCCCAACCAGCCTCCACGAGCTGCACGAATTAAAAGAAATGAGAA TACTAACTGGTCCTGCCCAGGCTCCACCATCAAGAAACTCCAAAG aAACACTTTTAAAACCATCCTTGCATACAAGAG CGCTCACACCTATTCATGAAGTTGAGCTGGCAGGTAAGTTACAATTTGAATACAAATACATCAGTGTACATcagtgtattatattatatgaattatatatttttaattatagtGATGTCAGTGGCAGATCATTTACTATAGCCATTACAGTATACTCTGTTTTGCAATGTGTGTTTTCCATTAGAGGATGCAGGCAATCATGGACAAGACTTTCCAG AATCAGATACCTCATTATGTCTAATCCAAGAATTAACTCATAA